In Pseudomonas sp. ADAK2, the genomic window ACCCAGGTAGGGACAACGATGGTTGTAATCCATCCGCGTAGCGACCGCCGCGCACCCACTTAAACCGGTGAGCATGGCCAGTAAGATCACTTTCCAAAACACGTAACGTCCTTATTACTTCCATGTACAGAACTGCATAGACGCCATCGCAAGAAGATAGTCACCGATGCCGAGTTCGTCAGTGAATGGATGCCACCTACCAGATCGCTGTTCCGGTTTTCCTACCGGCAGCCGAGTAAATGATGTGGGTGGTTTTGCAGCGGACATTAGCCAGCGCTACTGGCCCATCGGTTCGACTGTCACGACTATTGTCGCGGTTGTCTCCCAACACGAAGACATACCCACGCGCAATCTGTGTTCGCTCAAAGCTTTGCGAATAGCTTTTCTCCCTTGGCGACCCCGAATGAAACGGCCCAAAGTTTTCTCCGTTAAGCAGCACGTTGCCGTCGACAATCTCAATGCTGTTTCCCTCGGTGGCGGCGATACGCTTGACCTCAACGTTTCCCTCACGCTCGTAAGCCACGACATCGCCCAGAGAGTAATCACTACGCCTGCTATCACAAACAAACGCATCGCCCGTTATCAGCGTCGGCGCCATGCCATTCCCCTGAATGCGATAACCTTCAAATCCGAGCAACCGAGAGCGCGTGCTGGGTTGAATCAGCAACCAAAGACTGACGACCATCGCGGCAAGGAAGAACAAATGCTCACGCTTGCTGTGCACTTTGATACGCCGACGCGCAAACCAGGCACCGGCAAAGGCTGATACGCACTTCGTCACGATGATCATCGCGACCAATACAACTAAGCCGCGCCGGCTGGTAAACAGCCCAGACCATCCTCCTATCAGCAAGAAGCTCCACAGCACGGCAATGAGCGCTGCGGCCAGTCGAGGTCGACCTGCATAGAACAAACCCCAGCCACTAACGACAACGCCCAGAAGAAACGCCACCGAAGGTTTGCCAGGGTTGACAGCTTGCATAGATACATCCATGAAATGGTGCAGTGGGCCGTAAACGTAGCGAACGGTTTTGCTTATGGCTTGGAAACCTGACCTTGGAATAGCTTGGTATAGGCGAAGTAACCCCCCGCAATCTCAGCGACGGCCAGCACCCCATACACCGCGCCAAACATGAACGAAGAGGCGATGAAACCAATCGCCACGATGCCAACAAAAATCTGGATGATTTTCAGCGTCTTTTCTTCCAGAGAAAATTTCCCATGCAGAAACAGACCCGCCGCCAGACCAATCAAAACGCCCACAATGATTCGTGCAAACATCACTCAACTCCTTTTGCTGAAAGGTGGGAAGCTTACTCCAGAAAAGATAATCGCACCCCTTCCAGAGGCTCGGCACGACACCACACATTTTTTCCCGGCAGCTATAGTGATAGATCGTCGGTGTCGGGATGGATCTCACGAGGGAATCAAGGATGAGCTTAATAAAACGTCTACTGCTGGGGGGCTCCCTGGCTTCATGCTGCTCGGTTGCTTTGGCAATAACCCCTTACGGGTCATGCAGCGACAGCGCTCAGTCCTATCAGGATCGATACCAAAGCACGATGAGAGCCAGCGACCTTGTCTGCTACCAGAAAGCACTCGAGCGCGAACTTGGAGGAAGCTCCGGATACGATTGCAGCCAAAGCGCGGAGCACTACCAGACGGAATACGAAAGCAATCAGAGATCGAGTGACCTGGTTTGCTACCAAGAGGCGCTTCAGCGCGAGATGAATTAGATATTAGTGGCTATATCAATAAACCAAGGACAAGGTATGAATAAAAAAGTAGTAGCAGGACTTCTCGCGTCCATTGGACTCATTTCCTGCGCCCACGCCGAGACCTTCACAAGTGCAGACATCTGCAAGGCAGCCATTTCAGTTGAGATGGGCCGACCAACAAAAACAATGAAAACCAACCAGGCAGAACCAAACCCTGAGATATCTTATCGACGTCCGGACGGTGACTCATTTCGGTATCGATGCCAAGTGAGCGAAGACCGTGTCATCTGGTCAACATTCTTGGCCGATACAAACGAATGGGGGCGCTGGAGAAACCGCTATTCAGAGGGAGATGCGTCGACAACGTATTCAATTTCGAAAGGTGTACTAACGATTAGCAACGATCAGTCGGGCGATCAGACCTTTAAGAAGAAAGATTTTTAGTCGCAAAAAGGTGACAGATTTGTTTACTGATAAGCCTGTAAAAAATAGAGCTATCACCTCTTTGAAAAATCACTTCCACTTACATGCCAGTTGCAGGGGGGCAATGGCTTGCCGCAGGCCAGTAACAGGAAAGGTCACCGTTACCGGTGATTCGTTATAGGGCGTGATACGGACAACTACCTGCTGAGCGTCAAATAAATGCTTAACAACGGGAATAGCGTATTGACCGCCCCATTGACCAAGAGCCTTATTGTCCGTAGAGGACGAAAAGCTGTACGTCCGGGCTTTTTGATTATCGACCCGGTAGGTCACTTGTCCGTACTCCTCTGTATCAGCTAGAAAATTATCGGCCAAAACGAAATACAACGACGTTGCCCCTTCGGCACAACGAATATAAAGGTCAGCTGTGTCGTGACCGCCATATTGCTTCGCCACCACCTCTTTGGAGGTTGCATGCAAAACGATAGTTTTGCTGTCATCAATTTTTGAGACTGTCTCCCTCACTTCCCAGCTCGAAGCTTGCTGCACAGTGGAGACAGGGCGGTATTTCATGTCGTAGCACGCAAGACGCTTGCTATCTTCATTGATACCGGTGCAATCGTCAGCGGCGTAACCGGTCGACCAGATTGAAGCTAGTAAGATTGACAATAGGATTCTCATTGATATCCCTTTCAGAATTTCCGATTCAGCATAGTGCCAAGATCATCTTCGACGCACTAGTGTTGCATAATTTGCGAGCCCTTCCCGAGAAGAGCATATCTCCGGAGCCCCACGCCCAGGCCCAGAGACGCACTTCACCACTTAAGCGCCAACCAGCAGCGAGATGAATCAGGGTTTTGGCGCTCACATTGCCCAGTCTGAACGAGCCCGATACTTTGTGAACGTTTTGCTTAAATCGCAGACAACAAAAAAGGGCCCACCTTTCGGTGAGCCCTTCTAGACCGCCCAGCAGAGCGGATTTTGTTTGGTAGGCGCGATTGGACTCGAACCAACGACCCCCACCATGTCAAGGTGGTGCTCTAACCAACTGAGCTACGTGCCTGCTGTGTGGCGGCATTCTACGGAATTCCGGAGGGGTGTCAACACCTTTTTTCGAGCTAACCCTATGAATATGCAAAATATTTAATTTTGTGGCTGCGACGGAGATTTTCCGGTGGCTGGCGGCGGTTTTTTAACTCGGGTAGGATCGGCGGACTCGTAAAATATATTAAACAGAGGCTGCAGGATGGCGAACACCCCCTACCCCGAGTCCTATTACGCTGCATCGGCCAATGCGGTGCCGCCGCGCCCGGCGTTGCAGGATGACGTAGAGACTGATGTCTGTGTGATTGGCGCCGGTTACACCGGTTTGTCCTCTGCCCTGTTTTTGCTGGAGAACGGTTTTAAGGTCACGGTGCTTGAGGCGGCCAAGGTGGGGTTTGGCGCGTCGGGGCGCAACGGTGGGCAGATCGTTAACAGTTATAGCCGCGACATTGATGTGATCGAGCGCAGTGTCGGGCCCAAGCAGGCGCAGTTGCTGGGGCAGATGGCGTTTGAGGGTGGGCGGATCATTCGTGAGCGGGTCGCCAAATATAATATCCAGTGCGATTTGAAGGACGGTGGTGTGTTCGCCGCGATCACGGCCAAGCAGATGGGGCATCTGGAATCGCAGAAGCGTCTGTGGGAGCGGTTCGGGCATACGCAGCTTGAGTTGCTGGATCAGAAGCGCATTCGTGAAGTGGTGGCGTGCGATCAGTATGTCGGCGGCATGCTCGACATGAGCGGCGGGCATATTCATCCGTTGAACCTGGCGCTAGGTGAAGCGGCGGCCGTGGAGTCGTTGGGCGGCACTATTTATGAGCAGTCGCCGGCGGTGCGCATCGAGCGCGGGGCGAATCCGGTGGTGCATACGCCGCAGGGTAAGGTTCGGGCCAAGTTCATTATCGTGGCGGGCAATGCTTACCTCGGCAATCTGGTGCCGGAGTTGGCGGCGAAGTCGATGCCGTGCGGGACTCAGGTGATTACCACTGAACCGTTGGGCGATGCGTTGGCCAAGAGTCTGTTGCCGCAGGATTACTGCGTTGAGGACTGCAATTACTTGCTCGATTATTACCGTCTGACCGGCGACAAGCGTTTGGTCTTCGGCGGTGGCGTGGTGTATGGCGCGCGGGATCCGGCGAACATCGAGGCGATTATTCGGCCGAAGATGCTCAAGGCGTTTCCGCATTTGAAAGACGTGAAGATCGATTACGCCTGGACCGGAAACTTCCTGCTGACCCTGTCGCGTCTGCCGCAGGTCGGACGGCTGGGGGACAACATTTACTATTCCCAGGGTTGCAGCGGGCATGGTGTGACGTACACGCATCTGGCGGGCAAAGTGCTGGCCGAGGCGTTGCGCGGGCAGGCTGAGCGCTTTGATGCGTTTGCGGATTTGCCGCATTACCCGTTTCCGGGTGGGCAATTGCTGCGCACGCCGTTTGCGGCGTTGGGTGCTTGGTATTACGGGTTGCGGGATAAGTTCGGGTACTGACCAACACCGCGGTTCCGTGTAGGAGCGAAGCTTGCTCGCGAAGAGGTTGTGTCAGACGACATCATTTTTGCCTGACGCACCGCTTTCGCGGGCAAGCCTCGCTCCTACAAGGATCAGAGGCGATCGCGGGTGATGCCGCTGCGAATTCGCAGGATGTCGGCCAAGACTGCCAAGGCGATCTCCGCCGGGGTCTTGCTCCCCAGGTTCAACCCAATCGGTGCATGTATCCGCGCCAATTCCGCATCCCCCAACCCACCAATCCGGCGCAACCGCTCAAAGCGCTTTTGCGACGTTTGCATCGACCCCATTACACCGATATAAAACGCATCGGTGCGCACCGCTTCCATCATCGCCAAATCATCAATGCGCGGATCGTGGGTCAGCGCCACCACTGCCGTATCGCTGTGACAGCCGCCATCAGCGATGAACACCGACGGCAGTTGGCGACGAATTTCGACGCCGTCCAGCACCACACCGTTCAGCACTTCATCCCGGGGATCGCAGAGAATCACCTCGAAACCCAGGCCCACGGCAAATTCCGCACACGCCTGGGCGACGCTGGAATACCCGGCCAGCAACAACCGCTGAGCCGCGCCGATCCGCACGCGTACCCGATCAATCTCACGCTCGATGCGCACACCCTGCTCGCTGTCCGCAAACACAGCGCGCGCACCGTTGCCCAGATCGACCTCGCGAATCAACCGACGCTGACCCAACAACGCCGATTCCAGCTCGCGCAGATGCGCCTGAACCGCACAATCCGGTTCAAGCTTCTCCACCAGCACATCGAGCACGCCGCCGCAGGGCAGGCTCACTCGGGAACGCGGGTCGTCGCCTTCGCCGTAACGCACGACGCTGACTGCCTCTTCAAACGCGCCTTCGGCGACCCGCTCAAGGAAATCCTCCTCAACGCAGCCACCGGACAGCGAGCCGATCCACTGCCCGTCCGCGTTCACCGCCAGTAGCGACCCCGGCGCCCGCGGTGCCGAGCCATAAGTGGCAAGCACCGTGCACAACCACACCCGCTGCCCCGCCACCGACAATTCCAGCGCCCGACGCACCACTTGCAGATCGAGATGCTGCATGTCAGTGCGCCTTGTGCTCGGCCGGCGGTGCGTCCGCTTGCAGTTTCTGCACATCGCTCACCGCCAACTCAGCAGACTGACCGCCCCAACCCTGACGCAAATAATTCAGCAGATCGGTCAGTTGCTCATGGCTGAGTTTGTCGGCAAAGCCCGGCATCGGCTGCATGCGTTCGAACCCGGCGAATTTCTGTTCGCCGATGCCGTCCTCTATCACCCGCAGCAGGTTGCGCGGATCTTCCAGGCGCAGCGTGGTGTTGCCGCGCATGGCCACGGCGATGTGCGGTTTGCCCTCGCCGTTTGGCGCGTGGCAACCGGCGCAGACGTTCAGGTAGTCCTGACGACCGCGTTGGGCGCTTGGGCTCATTTTGTCCAGCGGCACTTCGGTCAGCACTTTGGCCGCCGGGGCTGGATCGCCCAGCAGATAAGTGGCCATCGCCGCCAGGTCCGGGTCATTGAGGCCTTGGGTGCTGTTGTGGAACACCGGGAACATCTCGTTGAACATCGTGCCCTGGGCGCTCATCCCGTGCTTGAGGAAGGTGCTCAGGTCCTGCTGATTCCAGCCGCGCGCGGCCAAATCAGTGGCCAGCAGGCTCGGCGCCAAGTAGCCGTTGAGCAGGCCGCCGGTCAGGCGCTTGTCCTGTTGCATGGCGCCGGGCAAACCCCGTGGCGTGTGGCATTCGCCGCAGTGACCGAGCACCTCGACCATGTACTCGCCGCGCTTGAAGGCTTCGCTTTTGCCCTCGGTGGGCGCGAGTTTCACGTCCTTGCCGTAGAGCATGTTCCAGCCCATCAAACCCAGGCGCACGTTGAACGGGAAGCTCAGGCTGGTGACCGGCGCCGCGCGTTCGATCGGCTCGACGGTTTTCAGGTACGCATGAATCGCGTCTGAATCTTCGCGCGGCATCAAGTGATACGAGGTGTAGGGCATCGCCGGGTACAGGTTGGCGCCATCGCGACGCTTGCCTTCGGTGAGTGCGGCGAAGAATTCGTCGTCGTTGTACAGACCGATGCCGTGCTCTTTGCTCGGGGTAATGTTGGTGCCGTAGATCGTTCCAAACGGCGAGACGATCGGCAAACCACCCGCAAACGGCGCGCCACCCCGTGCGGTGTGGCAGGCCATGCAATCGGCGGCGCGCGCAAGGTATTCGCCGCGCTTCACCTGATCATCCGCGTGAGCCAGCAACACCGGCGCAGCCAGACCAACCGCCAACGCCAGGCGGGACAGTAAATGCTTCATGCTTAACCCTCCTTGACCAGGCCGAGATCGGTCAGCACGTTGCGCGTGGCGCTGTAATAGCGCACGTAGCCGGTGCAGCGGCAGACGTGGTGGCCGAGGCTGTCCTCGATGACTTTTTCCAGCTGACTTTTGACGATGGGTTGGCGCTGCAGCTTTTCCACCAACACCGTCGCGGCGTTGACGAAACCGGGCGCGCAGTAGCTGCACTGGAAGGCGAATTCATCGACGAAACGCTGCTGGATCGGGTTCAGTTCGGTGACTTTGCCCTGCTCGTCGCGGGTCGCGTGGCCTTCGATGGTCCGCACTTTCTTACCTTCGAA contains:
- a CDS encoding XdhC family protein; this encodes MQHLDLQVVRRALELSVAGQRVWLCTVLATYGSAPRAPGSLLAVNADGQWIGSLSGGCVEEDFLERVAEGAFEEAVSVVRYGEGDDPRSRVSLPCGGVLDVLVEKLEPDCAVQAHLRELESALLGQRRLIREVDLGNGARAVFADSEQGVRIEREIDRVRVRIGAAQRLLLAGYSSVAQACAEFAVGLGFEVILCDPRDEVLNGVVLDGVEIRRQLPSVFIADGGCHSDTAVVALTHDPRIDDLAMMEAVRTDAFYIGVMGSMQTSQKRFERLRRIGGLGDAELARIHAPIGLNLGSKTPAEIALAVLADILRIRSGITRDRL
- a CDS encoding NAD(P)/FAD-dependent oxidoreductase produces the protein MANTPYPESYYAASANAVPPRPALQDDVETDVCVIGAGYTGLSSALFLLENGFKVTVLEAAKVGFGASGRNGGQIVNSYSRDIDVIERSVGPKQAQLLGQMAFEGGRIIRERVAKYNIQCDLKDGGVFAAITAKQMGHLESQKRLWERFGHTQLELLDQKRIREVVACDQYVGGMLDMSGGHIHPLNLALGEAAAVESLGGTIYEQSPAVRIERGANPVVHTPQGKVRAKFIIVAGNAYLGNLVPELAAKSMPCGTQVITTEPLGDALAKSLLPQDYCVEDCNYLLDYYRLTGDKRLVFGGGVVYGARDPANIEAIIRPKMLKAFPHLKDVKIDYAWTGNFLLTLSRLPQVGRLGDNIYYSQGCSGHGVTYTHLAGKVLAEALRGQAERFDAFADLPHYPFPGGQLLRTPFAALGAWYYGLRDKFGY
- a CDS encoding type VI secretion system-associated protein TagO: MRILLSILLASIWSTGYAADDCTGINEDSKRLACYDMKYRPVSTVQQASSWEVRETVSKIDDSKTIVLHATSKEVVAKQYGGHDTADLYIRCAEGATSLYFVLADNFLADTEEYGQVTYRVDNQKARTYSFSSSTDNKALGQWGGQYAIPVVKHLFDAQQVVVRITPYNESPVTVTFPVTGLRQAIAPLQLACKWK
- a CDS encoding c-type cytochrome gives rise to the protein MKHLLSRLALAVGLAAPVLLAHADDQVKRGEYLARAADCMACHTARGGAPFAGGLPIVSPFGTIYGTNITPSKEHGIGLYNDDEFFAALTEGKRRDGANLYPAMPYTSYHLMPREDSDAIHAYLKTVEPIERAAPVTSLSFPFNVRLGLMGWNMLYGKDVKLAPTEGKSEAFKRGEYMVEVLGHCGECHTPRGLPGAMQQDKRLTGGLLNGYLAPSLLATDLAARGWNQQDLSTFLKHGMSAQGTMFNEMFPVFHNSTQGLNDPDLAAMATYLLGDPAPAAKVLTEVPLDKMSPSAQRGRQDYLNVCAGCHAPNGEGKPHIAVAMRGNTTLRLEDPRNLLRVIEDGIGEQKFAGFERMQPMPGFADKLSHEQLTDLLNYLRQGWGGQSAELAVSDVQKLQADAPPAEHKAH
- the lepB gene encoding signal peptidase I, which codes for MQAVNPGKPSVAFLLGVVVSGWGLFYAGRPRLAAALIAVLWSFLLIGGWSGLFTSRRGLVVLVAMIIVTKCVSAFAGAWFARRRIKVHSKREHLFFLAAMVVSLWLLIQPSTRSRLLGFEGYRIQGNGMAPTLITGDAFVCDSRRSDYSLGDVVAYEREGNVEVKRIAATEGNSIEIVDGNVLLNGENFGPFHSGSPREKSYSQSFERTQIARGYVFVLGDNRDNSRDSRTDGPVALANVRCKTTHIIYSAAGRKTGTAIW
- a CDS encoding (2Fe-2S)-binding protein, which translates into the protein MANRPFQLTLNGQSVGPVDIPDDLPMIDYLHEYKNLTGSRLGCGQGICHACVVIVDNPDGTSEEVRTCITGAHYFEGKKVRTIEGHATRDEQGKVTELNPIQQRFVDEFAFQCSYCAPGFVNAATVLVEKLQRQPIVKSQLEKVIEDSLGHHVCRCTGYVRYYSATRNVLTDLGLVKEG